In the genome of Actinomycetota bacterium, the window ACCGGGCCGTGGCCAGGCCCTCGCCCACCCGCAGGACGGCCACGTGCTGGGCCTCGATGGCCATGATCATGGCCGCCAGGCGGCGGGCGTTCACGTCGGTCATGAGAGCGACGGCGTTCTGGTGGGTCTGCATCGACGCCGTCTCCAGCCTGAGGGCCATCGACACCGCTCCGGCCATCTCGGCCAGGCCGCCGGCCGCCTGGGCCACCACGGCCGACAGCGGGCCGTTGAGGCCGGTCTGGGCCTGGCCCCCGAGGGTGGTGGCGATGTCGTTGCACGCCCGGGCGTGGTCGCCGTGCTGGTCGCGTGCGGTGGTGACGAGGGCTTTGAGCACCGGGTTGGCGGCCGCGGCTGTGAACAGGGGGAGGGCCAGCAGAGCGCTGTAGGTGTCGACCAGCAGGTTCTCGACCGAAGCCGCCGTCTGCATCAGCTGGACGTCGAGCACCTGGTCGGCCGACGCCGGCCGGGGCCCGGTCCCCGCCAGCAAGGCCGTGCCACCCCCGGTGGCGGCCAGCAGGCCGAGGAACTGGCGGCGGTCGACCCTCACGCCCGTACCGTACGCGCCGGTGGCCGCCCGCAAGTCGCGGTCCGGGCCCGGCGCGGGACAGCCCGCCCCCAGGGCTCGGGGGCGGGCTGTCCGTGTTGCTCCCGGAAGGGCTCGTCCGGAAGGCCAGGGTGATCGTGAGGGCTAGGAAACGCCCACGCCGGCGGCGACCGCGCCGTCCTTGGTCTGGAAGCCACCGCCCGGCACCTGGTCGGTGGGCGTGCTGAAGGCGGTGGTCAGCACGCCGGCCAGGACGGCCACGTGGCGGGCCTCGACGCCCCCGACGCTCATGGCCGCCTTGTTGAGGGAAGCGTCCTCGAAGGCACCCACGGTCGAGAAGTAGGTGGCCGCGGCCGCCTTCTCCAGGTCGTGGGCCAGCTGGACGACGCCCTTCTCGTCCCGCAGGGCCTTGATGGCGGGGTCGAGCTGGGCCAGCACGGCCGGGTTGGCGGTCGTGAACGCCTGGCCCCCCATGGCCGTGGTGGCACCCTCGAACAGGGCGGCGTGCTCCAGGTGCTGGTCGCGGAACAGCTTGGCGGCGTCGCCGATGGCGGCCGTCGTCACCAGGCCGGAGGCGATGGCCGTGTTGTACACGTCCACGGCCAGGCGCTCGAGCGACGATGCCGTACGCAGGATCGTCACGTCGAGACTGGCCTGGCTGCCCGAGCCCGAGCCCGCGCCGCCCGCGCTGTCGTTGTCGTCGCTTCCGCCGCAGGCGGCCAGGACGGCGGCCGACACGACGCTCAGCCCGCCCACCTGGAGGAAGCGGCGGCGGTCGAAGCCACCGAGCACCAGGTCGGACTTGACCCGGGCCGAGTGCTTGTCCTCGCCGTTGAAGAGCCGGGCCACGAGCTCGCGCATGGAGCGCATGGCCCCGTTGTGCTCGACCTGGGTCTCGCGCGCCTCACGGCGCAGATGGTCGCTGGAAAGGTCCACGGTTGCTCCTGTTCGCGTCTTGGGGGTGCTGGTCGGGCGGGTCACGCCACGGGGAACATGGCCGGGTCGATCTTGGCCGTGTCGGTCTCGAACGCCGCCGTGGGGAACAACTGCGCCCCGGACTGGCCGAGGGCCATCCCCAAGATGGTGGCGTGCTGGGACTCGACGGGCAGGATCGAGGCGGTGAGTTGCAGGGCGGCCGTCGACTGGAGGGCGCCCAGGGCGAACATGTAGGTGGCCGTGGCCATGTTCTCCACTTCTTGGGCGAACTCCAAGATCTTGGTCTGGCCGGCGGCGATGGCCGCCGTCAGGTCGGGGCCGACGGCGGTCAGCAGGCGGGCGTTGGGCTTGCCCGTGGCCTTGCCCCCCGAAGCGCCCGCGAACGCCTGGGCGTGGGCCTGGTGGTGGGTGGCGAAGATCTCGCCCACGGTCTTGACCCCGGCCTGGAGCTTGCCGCTGCCGGCAGCTGCTTTGTAGGCCTCGACGGCCACCAGCTCGACGCTCTCCGCAAAGGCGGCGATGTCGCCGTCGGTGAGGCTCTGGGCGGCCACCGGGAGCACCCGGGCGAACGGGATGGTGAGCCCACCCACGCTGAGGGCGCCTCCGCCCACGGCCGCCCGGTTGCGGGCCGACCGGCGGCGGAAGCCACGCGTCTCGGCGTGCAGGGCCCGGATCTCCTCGTGCATTGTCTCCATGCCCTGGCGGTGCAGGTCGTCGACCTCACCGGCCAGGCTCAGGAGCTCCCTCTCGCTTATCTCCATCTGGACGTTTCTCCTTGGCTACTTGACGGTGACGGTCCCGACCATCGAGTTGTGGATCCCGCAGAAGTAGGCGTAGGTACCGGCCTGGGTGAACGTGAACGAGTAGGTCTGCCCCTGCGCCATGTCCGGGCTGACCGGGAACGCGTCCCCCTCGGCCTTCACCGAGTGGGGGAACGTGTCCGAGTTGGTCCACGTCACGGTCGTGCCTGCGTCCACCGTGATCGTCTGCGGCTTGAAGTTGAACTCGACGATGTCCACCTGGTTGGTGGCGGTGGCCTCGCCACCGCCACTGCTCGCCTCGCCGTCACCCCCGCCGCCGCACGCGGCGAGGGCGATGGCGAGGAGGCCTACGACGAGGACGAGGTGCTTTCTC includes:
- a CDS encoding ferritin-like domain-containing protein, encoding MRVDRRQFLGLLAATGGGTALLAGTGPRPASADQVLDVQLMQTAASVENLLVDTYSALLALPLFTAAAANPVLKALVTTARDQHGDHARACNDIATTLGGQAQTGLNGPLSAVVAQAAGGLAEMAGAVSMALRLETASMQTHQNAVALMTDVNARRLAAMIMAIEAQHVAVLRVGEGLATARSVELLSLATGAADLLPPGAGVAGVPDPFSRLDQARPPAEGAVP
- a CDS encoding ferritin-like domain-containing protein; translated protein: MDLSSDHLRREARETQVEHNGAMRSMRELVARLFNGEDKHSARVKSDLVLGGFDRRRFLQVGGLSVVSAAVLAACGGSDDNDSAGGAGSGSGSQASLDVTILRTASSLERLAVDVYNTAIASGLVTTAAIGDAAKLFRDQHLEHAALFEGATTAMGGQAFTTANPAVLAQLDPAIKALRDEKGVVQLAHDLEKAAAATYFSTVGAFEDASLNKAAMSVGGVEARHVAVLAGVLTTAFSTPTDQVPGGGFQTKDGAVAAGVGVS
- a CDS encoding ferritin-like domain-containing protein; the encoded protein is MEISERELLSLAGEVDDLHRQGMETMHEEIRALHAETRGFRRRSARNRAAVGGGALSVGGLTIPFARVLPVAAQSLTDGDIAAFAESVELVAVEAYKAAAGSGKLQAGVKTVGEIFATHHQAHAQAFAGASGGKATGKPNARLLTAVGPDLTAAIAAGQTKILEFAQEVENMATATYMFALGALQSTAALQLTASILPVESQHATILGMALGQSGAQLFPTAAFETDTAKIDPAMFPVA
- a CDS encoding cupredoxin family copper-binding protein, whose product is MRKHLVLVVGLLAIALAACGGGGDGEASSGGGEATATNQVDIVEFNFKPQTITVDAGTTVTWTNSDTFPHSVKAEGDAFPVSPDMAQGQTYSFTFTQAGTYAYFCGIHNSMVGTVTVK